A genomic segment from Paenibacillus thermoaerophilus encodes:
- a CDS encoding carbohydrate ABC transporter permease, whose product MASRRSALWRQDRTAYLFLLPWLVGFFGLTLGPMIGSFYLSLTKYNLLNAPQWLGLDNYAQIFAEDELFRRSIALTFQYVLLAVPLRLFFALMVAMALNKGIRMLGIYRTVYYIPSLLGGSVAIAIVWRKMFDGDGLVNLFLKLFGVEGPSWIAHPDYVLYTIITLAVWQFGSAMVIFLAGLKQIPAELYEASEVDGAGKFRQFFRITLPLLSPVIFFNLVMSMIGSFQVFTPGYVIGDGRGGPIDSTMFYTLYLYLKGFSFFDMGYASALAWILLAIIGVFTAVMFVTSKYWVFYGDGKEGR is encoded by the coding sequence TTGGCTTCACGAAGATCCGCTCTGTGGCGGCAAGATCGCACCGCGTATTTGTTTCTGCTCCCTTGGCTGGTCGGCTTCTTTGGTCTGACGCTGGGGCCCATGATCGGTTCCTTCTACTTGTCGCTGACCAAGTACAATCTGCTGAACGCGCCGCAATGGCTGGGCCTGGACAATTACGCGCAAATCTTTGCCGAGGACGAGCTGTTCCGGCGCTCGATCGCCCTGACGTTCCAGTATGTGCTGCTGGCCGTTCCGCTCCGCCTGTTTTTCGCGCTGATGGTGGCCATGGCGCTGAACAAAGGCATCCGGATGCTGGGGATTTACCGTACGGTCTACTACATCCCTTCGCTGCTCGGAGGGAGCGTGGCGATCGCGATCGTCTGGAGGAAAATGTTCGACGGAGACGGTCTGGTCAACCTGTTCCTGAAGCTGTTCGGCGTCGAGGGGCCGTCGTGGATCGCGCATCCCGACTACGTGCTGTATACGATCATTACGCTGGCCGTCTGGCAGTTCGGATCGGCGATGGTGATCTTTCTGGCCGGGCTGAAGCAGATTCCCGCCGAACTGTATGAAGCTTCCGAGGTGGACGGCGCCGGGAAGTTCCGGCAATTTTTCCGGATTACGCTGCCTCTGCTGTCGCCGGTTATTTTCTTTAATCTGGTGATGAGCATGATCGGTTCCTTCCAGGTGTTTACGCCGGGTTACGTCATCGGCGACGGCCGGGGCGGACCGATCGACTCCACGATGTTCTACACGCTGTACCTGTATCTGAAAGGCTTCTCCTTCTTCGATATGGGTTACGCTTCCGCGTTGGCGTGGATTTTGCTTGCGATTATCGGAGTATTTACGGCCGTCATGTTCGTCACGTCCAAGTACTGGGTATTCTACGGCGACGGCAAAGAAGGGAGGTGA
- a CDS encoding response regulator transcription factor encodes MYRVLIVDDEPEIRTGLRMKVDWERLGLEVADEAANGAEAHRLLSETDIDIVITDMNMPMMDGISFLESCRERYPGLRTIVLTGYEDFRYARAAVRTQARDYLLKPVSRDELEAALLKVKQELDRERQLTDQRKSLEWRLSQYYKEMKGHFVVHIVKEEWRHMQDFRDRARLFELEAWDGREVRFVVAGLRERRTGEIRGERTPEKLRLPFELICKEFADQSPQAPLYFQDRSYPGLIFLIVPGAEEVCREFAGQLRSCVAQHLSEEPAVAVGQPAKGFSEWREGYMSALLSWNLTDANGPYPMKEEADGASALSAESRRLLRKHLLRGDMDAFQATVRKELTRAFERSQAFYVKAIFQLYLEIEAAAHESGTALDSKDELWMRPEMALGLHTVDKAERFFVRMGERIVRMQNKEDADFQRVKRYIDSHYMYDLNLTVLAERFSYHPSYFSEWFKSRMGLTFIQYLTGVRMAQAVRLLEDTSLPLWDIAELTGFASASYFSSKFKKQFGLSPSDYRQNAQKKRKN; translated from the coding sequence AGATCCGGACGGGGCTCCGCATGAAGGTGGACTGGGAACGGCTCGGATTGGAGGTGGCGGACGAAGCCGCCAACGGCGCCGAAGCGCACCGGTTGCTGTCCGAAACGGACATCGACATCGTCATTACCGATATGAACATGCCGATGATGGACGGCATCTCATTTCTGGAGTCGTGCCGCGAGCGGTATCCCGGCCTTCGGACCATCGTCCTGACGGGTTATGAAGATTTCCGGTACGCGCGGGCGGCCGTGCGCACCCAGGCCCGGGACTATCTGCTGAAGCCCGTGTCCAGGGACGAGCTGGAGGCGGCGCTGCTGAAGGTCAAGCAAGAATTGGATCGCGAGCGGCAGCTTACGGATCAGCGGAAAAGCCTGGAATGGAGGCTGTCCCAGTATTACAAGGAGATGAAGGGGCATTTCGTCGTCCACATCGTCAAAGAGGAGTGGCGGCATATGCAGGACTTCCGGGACCGGGCCAGGCTTTTCGAACTGGAGGCGTGGGACGGGCGGGAAGTCCGGTTTGTCGTCGCCGGTTTGCGGGAGCGCCGGACGGGAGAGATCCGCGGAGAACGCACGCCGGAGAAGCTGCGGCTTCCGTTCGAGTTGATCTGCAAGGAATTTGCCGATCAGTCGCCGCAAGCGCCGCTTTATTTCCAGGACCGCAGCTATCCGGGGCTGATCTTTTTGATCGTGCCCGGTGCGGAGGAGGTTTGCCGCGAATTTGCCGGACAGCTCCGCAGTTGTGTCGCGCAGCATTTGTCCGAGGAACCGGCCGTCGCCGTGGGGCAGCCGGCGAAGGGGTTCTCCGAGTGGCGGGAAGGGTATATGTCGGCCTTGCTGTCCTGGAATCTCACGGATGCGAACGGGCCATATCCGATGAAGGAGGAGGCGGACGGCGCGTCCGCCTTGTCGGCCGAATCGCGCCGCCTGCTCCGCAAGCATCTGCTCCGGGGAGACATGGACGCGTTCCAGGCAACGGTCCGCAAGGAATTGACGCGCGCGTTCGAACGCTCGCAGGCGTTTTACGTCAAGGCGATCTTCCAGTTGTATCTGGAGATCGAAGCGGCGGCCCATGAATCGGGAACGGCGCTGGACAGCAAGGACGAGCTGTGGATGCGGCCGGAGATGGCGCTCGGCCTGCATACGGTCGACAAGGCGGAGCGGTTTTTCGTGCGTATGGGAGAGCGGATCGTCCGCATGCAGAACAAGGAGGATGCCGATTTTCAACGGGTGAAGCGGTACATCGACAGCCACTACATGTACGACCTGAATCTGACGGTTCTGGCCGAACGGTTCAGCTACCATCCGTCCTATTTCTCCGAATGGTTCAAGTCCAGGATGGGCCTGACCTTTATTCAATATTTGACCGGGGTGCGGATGGCCCAGGCCGTGCGGCTGCTGGAGGACACGTCGCTGCCGCTGTGGGATATCGCGGAATTGACGGGTTTTGCCAGCGCCAGCTATTTCAGTTCCAAATTCAAGAAGCAGTTCGGCCTGTCGCCGTCGGATTACCGGCAAAACGCGCAGAAAAAACGAAAAAATTAA
- a CDS encoding MGH1-like glycoside hydrolase domain-containing protein: protein MAERLRGIRTELRAGEPGSGPGAKALQDWMRSGVKFAASSERLERVYYSAWRKLFDCIVPALDRGPILYEGGAYRGCWLESTGTISAELLSRFIPSVAESTFAGFADLQREDGLLPYKITGGGPAFRQIQLVTPLARSVWNHYSLNGKPQEFLRKMYAAMRRYDRWLAEWRNTRNTGCVEAFCAFDTGHDLSPRFWHVPDTPYLNDPKRFDPHSPVLPFLAPDLTANVYCQRLYLARIAEELGEPDAGWREKAEETLRSLWTHCYDEADRFFYDRDRHGEWVRVQSDTLLRVLACEVGDANFFAEALKRYLLNTRKFFAKYPFTSIAMDDPRFDPFSSYNSWAGPANFLSLIRAPHAFEFHHRHVELTWVLQPLMSAISRMDRFAQTLSPWTGEEGYTEGYSPAILCVLDFVERLCGILPTPEGGLWFTGLVPSAMDHGEEVAEETAYSRTVDGVEFELINSRDGSAIYRNRRLHMRFPYGLRVVTDREGDLRGVIGMSAAPVSGSIQYAGMDIPVTANGNELLEYEDGRLTRVQDIGVVYPAYR, encoded by the coding sequence ATGGCGGAGAGGTTGCGCGGGATCAGGACGGAGCTTCGGGCGGGAGAGCCGGGCAGCGGGCCCGGCGCGAAGGCGCTGCAGGATTGGATGCGTTCGGGAGTGAAATTCGCCGCTTCGTCGGAGCGGCTGGAACGCGTCTATTATTCGGCATGGCGCAAGCTGTTCGACTGTATCGTGCCCGCGCTGGACAGAGGTCCGATCCTGTACGAAGGCGGCGCATACCGGGGGTGCTGGCTGGAGAGCACCGGCACGATCAGCGCGGAGCTGTTGTCGAGGTTTATCCCTTCCGTGGCGGAATCCACCTTCGCCGGCTTCGCCGATCTGCAGCGGGAGGACGGATTGCTGCCGTACAAGATCACCGGGGGCGGCCCGGCTTTCCGGCAAATCCAGCTGGTTACGCCGCTGGCCCGAAGCGTGTGGAACCACTATTCGCTGAACGGGAAGCCGCAGGAGTTTCTCCGGAAGATGTACGCGGCCATGCGGCGCTACGACCGCTGGCTGGCGGAATGGCGCAATACCCGGAATACCGGCTGCGTGGAGGCGTTCTGCGCCTTCGATACGGGGCACGATCTGTCGCCTCGCTTCTGGCATGTTCCGGACACGCCTTATCTGAACGATCCGAAGCGGTTCGATCCGCATTCTCCCGTGCTTCCGTTTCTCGCGCCGGACCTGACGGCGAACGTGTACTGCCAGCGACTGTATCTGGCCCGGATCGCGGAGGAGCTGGGGGAGCCGGATGCGGGATGGAGGGAGAAGGCGGAGGAGACGCTCCGCAGCCTGTGGACGCATTGTTATGACGAGGCCGACCGATTCTTCTACGACCGGGATCGGCACGGCGAATGGGTCCGGGTCCAATCGGACACGCTGCTGCGCGTATTGGCCTGCGAGGTCGGGGATGCGAACTTTTTTGCGGAGGCGCTGAAACGGTATTTGCTGAATACGCGAAAGTTTTTCGCGAAATATCCGTTTACCTCGATCGCGATGGACGATCCGCGGTTCGATCCGTTTTCGAGCTACAACAGTTGGGCCGGACCGGCCAACTTCCTGAGCCTCATCCGCGCGCCGCACGCGTTCGAGTTTCATCATCGGCATGTGGAGCTGACGTGGGTGCTGCAGCCGCTGATGTCGGCGATATCGCGCATGGATCGGTTCGCGCAGACGTTAAGTCCGTGGACGGGCGAGGAAGGGTACACCGAAGGGTATTCTCCCGCGATCTTGTGCGTATTGGACTTCGTCGAACGGCTGTGCGGCATCTTGCCTACGCCGGAGGGCGGTCTCTGGTTTACGGGGCTTGTCCCTAGCGCGATGGATCACGGCGAAGAGGTGGCCGAGGAGACGGCGTACAGCCGGACGGTGGACGGAGTCGAGTTCGAGCTGATCAATTCCCGGGACGGCTCGGCGATCTACCGGAACCGGCGGCTTCATATGCGGTTCCCTTACGGCTTGCGGGTGGTGACGGACCGGGAAGGGGACCTGCGGGGCGTGATCGGGATGAGCGCCGCGCCGGTCAGCGGTTCTATTCAGTATGCGGGCATGGATATTCCGGTGACGGCAAACGGGAACGAGCTGCTCGAATACGAGGACGGCCGTTTGACCCGCGTGCAGGATATCGGCGTCGTGTATCCCGCGTACCGGTAG
- a CDS encoding ABC transporter substrate-binding protein, whose amino-acid sequence MKKTGLIATVSVVALTVTACGGTSTDSPSASAGAGNEQVELRIMWWGDQKRADKTNEALRKFEEKYPHIKVVGEFAPSSGYFDKLNTQIASGTAPDVFFLGGNVVDYVSKGVLLDLNPYVGKELNLDDMDKSMIAYGTFKEKLYHVSAGANARAIVVNTDLFKKAGMEIPQDDWTWDDYARIAKEISDKLGKDVFGTYDYTVDGMGIYMGQIGKTVYDMDKNVIGFEQKDAENWFAYWDNMRKAGGVVTPELQVSNPPGDTSKSLIVTGRVAMGLIPSNQLVAHQNLTKDHLTLVQVPRGANGSGVAFESSQGLSGYAKTKHPKEVAQLINFWINDPDAAKILGNDRGVPVTAAMRDLLKKDASPVEQIIYDYLNRVSEANKKQVVKISYNPPGFTEYSKLLETTVQEISFGRKDVKKGAEDFYTGAVKIFNNNK is encoded by the coding sequence GTGAAAAAAACGGGTCTGATCGCAACGGTGTCGGTTGTTGCGCTTACGGTGACCGCCTGCGGCGGCACGTCGACGGATTCGCCTTCCGCGTCGGCGGGAGCGGGGAACGAGCAAGTCGAGCTCCGCATCATGTGGTGGGGGGATCAGAAGCGGGCGGACAAGACCAACGAAGCGCTCCGCAAGTTCGAAGAGAAATATCCGCATATCAAGGTAGTCGGCGAATTCGCGCCAAGCTCCGGTTATTTCGACAAGCTCAACACCCAGATCGCCTCCGGAACGGCGCCGGACGTCTTCTTCCTGGGCGGCAACGTGGTGGATTACGTGAGCAAGGGCGTGCTGCTCGATCTGAACCCCTATGTCGGCAAAGAGCTGAACCTGGACGACATGGACAAATCGATGATCGCGTACGGCACGTTCAAGGAGAAGCTCTATCACGTCTCGGCGGGGGCGAACGCCCGGGCCATCGTCGTCAACACGGATTTGTTCAAGAAAGCCGGCATGGAGATTCCGCAGGACGACTGGACTTGGGACGACTATGCCCGAATCGCCAAGGAAATATCCGACAAGCTCGGCAAGGACGTGTTCGGCACCTACGACTACACGGTGGACGGCATGGGCATCTATATGGGGCAGATCGGCAAAACGGTCTACGACATGGACAAGAATGTAATCGGTTTCGAACAGAAGGACGCGGAGAACTGGTTCGCCTATTGGGACAACATGCGCAAGGCGGGCGGCGTCGTTACGCCGGAGCTTCAGGTCTCCAATCCTCCGGGCGACACAAGCAAGTCGCTGATCGTCACCGGCCGCGTGGCCATGGGACTGATTCCTTCCAATCAGTTGGTCGCGCATCAGAATCTGACGAAGGATCACCTGACGCTTGTTCAGGTGCCCAGAGGCGCCAACGGTTCGGGCGTCGCCTTCGAATCGAGCCAGGGGTTGTCCGGTTACGCAAAAACCAAGCATCCCAAAGAAGTGGCGCAGCTGATCAACTTCTGGATCAACGATCCCGACGCGGCGAAAATTCTCGGCAATGACCGCGGCGTGCCGGTTACGGCGGCCATGCGCGATCTGTTGAAGAAGGATGCGAGCCCGGTGGAGCAAATCATCTACGACTACCTCAACCGCGTATCGGAAGCGAACAAAAAGCAAGTGGTCAAAATCAGCTACAATCCGCCCGGCTTCACCGAATACTCCAAGCTGCTGGAGACGACCGTGCAGGAAATATCGTTCGGCAGGAAGGATGTCAAGAAAGGCGCGGAGGATTTTTATACCGGTGCCGTCAAAATATTTAACAACAACAAATAA
- a CDS encoding carbohydrate ABC transporter permease — translation MPLGKTVGRAVKHTAIIALGLLMLYPVLWLISSSFKPNTLIFSDTSLWPKEWTFEHYRNGWKGLQGVSFGRFFANSAFISLMSVLGNVVTCSLAAFAFARLEFRLKKIWFGLMLVTIMLPYHVTLVPQYVMYNKFEWINTYLPLIVPKWLAHDSFFILLMVQFIRGIPKELDESATIDGCGQAQIYWRLIVPLLLPALITTSIFTFIWTWDDFFSQMIYLNKIDLFTVQLGIRSLFDPSGESDWGALLAMSVLSLAPVMIIFFAFQRLILEGIATTGLK, via the coding sequence ATGCCGCTTGGAAAGACCGTCGGCCGGGCGGTCAAACATACGGCGATTATCGCCCTCGGCCTGCTTATGCTGTATCCCGTGCTCTGGCTCATCAGCAGTTCCTTTAAACCGAATACGCTGATTTTCTCCGATACGAGCCTGTGGCCCAAGGAGTGGACGTTCGAGCATTACCGCAACGGGTGGAAAGGGCTGCAAGGCGTCTCCTTCGGCCGGTTTTTCGCCAATTCCGCCTTTATCTCGCTGATGTCGGTGCTGGGCAACGTCGTAACGTGCTCGCTGGCGGCCTTCGCCTTCGCCCGGCTGGAATTCCGGCTGAAGAAGATCTGGTTCGGGCTTATGCTGGTGACGATCATGCTGCCGTATCACGTGACGCTTGTGCCGCAATACGTGATGTACAACAAGTTCGAGTGGATCAACACCTACTTGCCCTTGATCGTCCCGAAGTGGCTGGCCCACGATTCGTTCTTCATCCTGCTGATGGTTCAGTTCATACGGGGAATTCCCAAGGAGCTGGACGAAAGCGCGACGATCGACGGCTGCGGCCAAGCCCAGATCTACTGGCGCTTGATCGTGCCGCTGCTGCTGCCGGCGCTGATTACGACCTCGATCTTCACCTTTATCTGGACATGGGACGATTTCTTCAGCCAGATGATTTATCTCAACAAGATCGATTTGTTTACCGTGCAGTTGGGCATTCGTTCGTTGTTCGATCCGTCCGGCGAGTCGGATTGGGGGGCGCTGCTGGCGATGTCCGTCCTGTCGCTGGCGCCCGTGATGATCATTTTCTTCGCTTTCCAGCGGTTGATTCTGGAAGGCATCGCAACCACGGGGCTCAAGTGA